The DNA window TTTCAGTCTTTAAAGGCTAATATAGAACCTGTTTTAGAAGTTTTCAAATATTCTACATGGCCTCTAAGAGTACTAGTATAATTTTTACTTGAATCTTTACAATTTCAGGTGCTCAGAGAATCCGAAATCTTTCTCCAGAGAAGTTCTGCCAACATGGGTTTGTATTGGCCAAGGCATCAGAGGCTGGTCTTGGGAATGAAATGTACAAGATTTTAAGTGCTGCAGCATTGAGTATAATGTTAAATCGGTCCCTGATCATTGGGCAAACCAGGCATATTGGTTCTTTCTCAAGCctttctttccttttctttttttgttattattgtcTTCTTATGGAAGAAATAAGAATTTCAGCTTGAAATCTCATAGACAGATAATGTGATGTTTTATCAAGATAAAACTTGTATGCATTTGTAGGTCTCACATGGCTTTAAACCCGAAAGAGTATTTCTTGGcatctttttttgttttaatatctGGGTCTTGAATGTAGTATAAGAGTTGAGTAATTTATGTTATTGCAATCTTGCTAATTTCTGTTTCTTACATATTCCAGGGAAAAATTCCCTTTCGGGGATTACATTTTGTATTCCAATGTTTCCTTTACCTTGAAGGAAATTAAGCATCTATGGAGACTCAATAAGTGCGAGAAAAAATACGGAAGACGTCTTGCTATAAGAACTGATAATTTTGAGAAGCCAATGCAAACAAATGTTCTTTGTAGCAATTGGAGGACATGGAAGCAACCAATCATTTGGTAAGATGATAATAGTTTGTATTCAACTTCATTTTTAAGTCCACAAGCATGGTTACCAAAAAGTTAAGCCTTGTAGTCTTTTACTTCAGGTTTCAAGGTACAACAGATGCTGTGGCAATTCAGTTTTTCTTGAAGAATGTACATCCCGATATGAGGTTTGCTGCTATTGATTTGTTTGGAAAGTCAGAGGTTCTCCAATCCCGGCCTAATGTATTTGGAGAACTTATGAGAGTTCTCATATCTCCTTCAAAGAATATCGAGGAAGCTGTAAACTGGGTTATTGGAGGTGGAGCTGATCCTGATATTTCGTTGCATATGCGGATGCTCATGAACAAGTATTTCACGAAACCATATGTTGTCTAATTCAAATTTCTGTTTCGACTAGTGTCTTTGTGGATTAATGATGCAGAGTGTTGCATACTCTATTTTCAGGTCTGTAAGAGCTGTACAGGCTGCACTGAACTGCATTACGAAAGCCATTCATAATCTTAACACGACATCAAGGCCCAGAGTGGTTGTAGTTTCAGATACTCCTTCCCTTGTGAAAAGCATTACACCCGATATCAGTAAAATTGCTGAGGtaaattatttcatattttcGTTGATCATACGTCACAACAATCTATGCCATTTGTGTTGTTCAGTATTTAATTAGTTGTTTGGTTGTGCTATTATCAGGTTCTTCATTTCAATTACGAAAACTTTAGAGGGAATGTATCGATGCATGTAAATCGTTTGCAAGGTCCTGATTTTAGAGTAAAAGATTGGGGACCGGCACCCAGATGGGTTGCCTTTGTGGATTTCTTTCTTGCATCCCGAGCAAAACATGCTGTCGTTTCTGGGGCTCATAGGCGTGTTGGTACCACCTATGCTCAGTTAATTGCCGCACTTGCTGCAGCTAACAGTTTAGGTACTTAAGTGGCTCTCCCACCATTTTGATTCATTCTTTCATCTAAAAAATTCTAACTTTTGATTTCTCAACATCTCTTCAATTGTTTTCAGGTGATAACTCTACTAGCTCTAGTTTCTACTTCTTAAGTAGCTTCCAACGGAACTTGTTGAGAGAAGGTTTAAGATTTCAGATTGGATGGGGACATGTCTGGAATCGTTATGCAGGGCTCCTAAGTTGTCACCACCAACCTAACCAATGTGCTCTTACACCCCTTCTTCCGCCTGCGTGGTGGGACGGCATTTGGCAATCTCCTCTTCCCCGGGATGTTCATAAGTTGGAAGACTTTGGGGTTCAGCTATCTGGGTTCGGTACAATCGACGAAACTCATCTTCAAAATTTCTGTAATTCAAGAAAAAGTGTTGTGAAAACCATTCCAATACCATTGTAAGAGTTGGCACACTCATTTTCTGTGTGTTTGTTTTGTGTGAAACttatattgaaattttttattgaaaaattatgtttttgtctataaaaaatttattcttattctatctttttaatttcctaataatattttttcttcatttcaatAATACAATGGTAATCTATTTGACACAAAAAAATCTAgccataaataattaaattaatttttttatggctAGATTTTTTGTGACTATTTTCACAAGAATATTTACATTATACTCAAActagattttagatttttcaaaggGGACTTAATATATTATTGGAGCTTCTATGTATGTTATAATAACTTGTGTAAATTTCGATAAATATGTGAAAATTACATTAGAATCAAATTAAATCACGCATGTTCATATAGAAACaccattttattataaataaattttattttattttgtaaaatgtaGGATGTAGAgtactatataaattataaattttatgggattttatatttttgtgcaatatggttttattttttcaaaaatgttattttataaaaaaaatttgaagaaaaagttaaaaaaatataagaactaCTATTTTTAACTAAAGAAGTAATCAGCTACTACTATTTATaatatatcttttatttttttttctaaaattttccaataagataaatatttttttttaaaaaaaaaatcatatatttacaAGAGTATTGTTGTTACACGGGCCCAAAATGAAGCCCAAAACGAAGTTCTGGTTGATTTGTAAGCCTCCAATATTTTCAAGATATATCACCTTTAAGactgtttttgaaaaataccaacATTTCAAATTATTACTTAGGCCActggattttatttttattttacaccacgtttcttttatttatttattatttttttaaatgatgcTCATTTTAACATCATGTTGTGGCTAAgtttcatgaaaaaaaataaaattaaaaagcagGTTATAAAATTAAGATGGAATGGAACTCAAAATGTAATTAGCAAAGTAGTCTCTGAATATTAGATCCgaaaattcaatattttctaAGGGAAAGTTTTGTTACTTTTTGCTCCaaattagttttttaaaaaGGCAAAATTGCAGTATaagtttctaaaaaaatttactttgatGTACATAAGTTCTCAATCTCGAAAAATTGAGGTAATAGCTCTAAGCTCGAGTTTTTTGTAAGTCTGTTAGTCTCCACTTTAACAAATCCGTTAGTTGCTCTCAAAAATATTACTTCTTGATATTAAATTACGCATAAGTTCATAAAAAGTTTACTTTGATGTAAATAGGTCTTGAATCTCGAAAATTGTTGTAATTATAGTCTACAAGTTCGAGATTCTCTTTAGTCCGTAATTACTATATAGGTACCAAATTTAACTCAGTTTGcagttttttaaatttttgtgtgTCAAAAGTTTATTGCTCCAcatcttaaaaattatttaaaaatcaaataatagaaaatttatttaaaaatcattTAGATAATGAACTAACCCACACTGAGGTCTAGGGATGGAGAATCTAGGTCGGAGAGTCCGAGACCAAAGCCAGGGTCAGactaatactaatacaatataatataatctaacataatattatacaatacaatacaacaaaaccaactaaacaagttgttgagaatcatgggtaactatctcaaaactaattagtGATGAGTGGAGTAACCCgcgttcttatatatggctcaatgtTTTAGATTTAATCCATATGAGACAATATTTACTAATATCTCCCTTCAAACCTTACCATAGGTCGTGCCATTTTGCtcgttttatttttattcggATCTCAAGCGTTTTTGCACTATCTGGATCTCATGCAACTAACTAACTATCTAGATATGCGCAGATCGAAAACCCACTAGAGAtatagctctgataccatattgagaatcatgaaattttcaaaaccAATTGGTAATGAGTGAAGTAATTatacaatttataaataaattaaaactaCAATAATTATAGTTATCTTTATCAAATTTATCAAGTTTactgttatttgttatttaccTGATACTGTAATCTGTTATTACAGTTAGCACATTAGTTAGTATCTCCCGTGTATTTAGGTGAttagttcaattagttgtgCTTGTTTCTTTTAGTGTTTTTACTCTGTTCTCTTCTTATCtccttgtatatatatatacctcttGTAATTACCATTTCTTCAGTTAATGAATTtagttttctctctctctctctctttcaatcTCTCTTTCACTTTGTCTCTATcgcaacatggtatcagagcggagaAGCAGACTTCTCCTCTGATCTTCTACGCTTCCGCCTCTTCCCACCAGGTCGTGCATTCCTCTCCGGCAATGGTGGCGTACTGATTCGATCTCTCCTTCACTGAATTCTTCTCTTCTTCCTGGAAATTCTTTCCAGCACTTTTCATAGTCAAGAATGTCTACTGACGATCAAGAAACTGGAGCAGAAGCTAGAATTCAAGGCTCTGCCATTTCTGCAACTCGAAGCAATCAAGTCCTGAATTCAAGAAATCCTCTTGAAGATCCCTCCGATCCTTATTACCTTCACCACGGCGATAACCCCGGCAATATTCTGGTTTCTCAACCTCTAACAGGACAAGATAATTACACTTCATGGAGTCGAGCAATGCAACTGGCAATCTCTCTCAAAAACAAATTAGGATTCTTGGATGGTTCTATCCCTAAACCTGATATTTCTGAATATAATCTTTACAATGCTTGGATAAGAAACAATAACATTGTTATATCTTGGATTCTTAATTCCGTTTCTAAAGAAATTTCCTCTAGTTTGCTTTATGATGAATCTGCAGCTACTATATGGACAGATTTGAAAATCAGATTTCACCAACAAAATGGTCCACATATATTCAATCTGAGGAAGAGTTTGATGAATCTTCGTCAAGAAAATCAAACCATAAGTATGTACTACACTCGACTGAGAACGATATGGGAAGAATTGTCCAATTATAGACCCAATTGTACATGCAATGGATGCACTTGTGGTGGTGTAAAAAGGCTTCAAGAACACCACCACATGGAGTACATCATGTCATTCTTGATGGGACTTTCAGACCATTTCTCTCGGATTCGCAACAGCATTCTTTTGATGGATCCTATGCCAGAAGCAAATCGGGTTTTTCATCT is part of the Cannabis sativa cultivar Pink pepper isolate KNU-18-1 chromosome 5, ASM2916894v1, whole genome shotgun sequence genome and encodes:
- the LOC115717319 gene encoding uncharacterized protein LOC115717319, producing MRHGGGFRRRRVSIQSFVVVCAIFAAMGLFMLNLRPVDPPTTHNFLVKLSATRDFPVPEIDETTKKGTRPCATVEEMGEDFRDGFWRSSLRVRRIIDQHFDLNGAQRIRNLSPEKFCQHGFVLAKASEAGLGNEMYKILSAAALSIMLNRSLIIGQTREKFPFGDYILYSNVSFTLKEIKHLWRLNKCEKKYGRRLAIRTDNFEKPMQTNVLCSNWRTWKQPIIWFQGTTDAVAIQFFLKNVHPDMRFAAIDLFGKSEVLQSRPNVFGELMRVLISPSKNIEEAVNWVIGGGADPDISLHMRMLMNKSVRAVQAALNCITKAIHNLNTTSRPRVVVVSDTPSLVKSITPDISKIAEVLHFNYENFRGNVSMHVNRLQGPDFRVKDWGPAPRWVAFVDFFLASRAKHAVVSGAHRRVGTTYAQLIAALAAANSLGDNSTSSSFYFLSSFQRNLLREGLRFQIGWGHVWNRYAGLLSCHHQPNQCALTPLLPPAWWDGIWQSPLPRDVHKLEDFGVQLSGFGTIDETHLQNFCNSRKSVVKTIPIPL